TTCTAGAAGTTTACCACTTCCAGGTTTTGATAAGGCAACTGCTGATGGTTTTGTGATTAGTTCAACTGAAGCATTATCATTACCCCAAATTCCGAAAAAATTAGCCGTAATTGGGGGTGGAGTTATTGGAGTTGAATTTGCTTGTCTATATCGTCGGTTAGGAACCGAAGTAACTATTTTACAAGGTCTAGATACAATTTTAGAAATGTTAGATAAAGATGTTCGCGAAGAAATGACTAAGCTATTAATTAAAAACAAAGTTAAAATTGAAACTAGTGTTAAAATTAAAGAGATTAAAGGGAAAACAATCATTTATAATAACAAGGATGGCCAAGAAGTTAAGTTAGCAACTGATTATTGTTTAGTATCAGTTGGTCGGGTTCCTGTGTTAACCGGATTTGAAAACATTGGTTTAAAAATTGGTGAACGTAAAAATATTGAAATAAATGACCAATGTCAAACTAATCTCTCTGGTGTTTATGCAATTGGGGATGTTGTTGGGAAAGCAATGCTAGCCCATGTTGCTTCGGCACAAGGAATTGTTGCAATCAATAATATTAAGGGTTATCAAGATAAAATTGAATACAATAAAATTCCATCATGTATTTATTCACACCCTGAAGTAGCAATGGTTGGTTTAACTGAAGAACAAGCAATTAAACAAAATATTCAGTATAAAGCTTTTAAATTTCCTTTAAAAGCAAACGGAAAAGCGCTTGCGGATGGTGAAACAGATGGTTTTGTTAAAATTCTTTGTGAACCTAAATATGGTGAAATTTTAGGAGCTCATATCATTTGTGCAACAGCAACGGATATGATTTCTGAAATTACCTTATGTATGGAAATTGAAGGAACAATTTATGATTTGGCAAAAGCCGTTCATCCTCACCCAACGTTATCCGAAATTATTATGGAAGTTGCTCATGGTCTTGAGGGTCACCCAATTGGGATTTAATAGAGAATTTTAAAAATTCTCTTTTTTAAATCTTTTAATTTCGTTATAATACCTATAAAGGTGGGCATTATATGAACATAACTAATAAGACCAAAGATTATATTAAACAAGACCTTAATCATTTAGTGGCAACAACTTTTCCTAATCAAAAAATAAAACCACGGTTTGCCAAAAGTTTTTACTATGTTCTGGGATGGTTATTATTAGCAATTTGAATTATCGGAGTAGTAGTTAGTGCGATTATTTTAAGTGCTCTGAACAAAATTAATAGTTGGACAACACCAATTATTATTTATTTTATAACCGGATTTTTATTTATTGGGGCAAGTATTTTCTTATTTAGTTTTTATCGCAGAAATAAAAATTATTTAATGAATATTATGAATCAGCTTAATTGGTTAAAATACTATGAATTTGCTTTTAAACATGATTATAATCCTGAAGTTACTTTTAATAATATGAAACCCAGTTTTGATTTAAAACCAATTCCATCCGCTCCCCAATTGCAACGAAATAAAACAGTCTTTCATACTATGGCTGAAAGTGTGGCCTTTACTAATCCACGAGTTTTTAACCGCAATGATGATTTAGTTTTTAATTTAGAACTTAAAAACCACTTATTATCATTGGGAACATTAACCCAAGAACGTGACGCCTTAGCGCTTGATGTTGCTGCCGCCGTGGCAACCCGGATGGTGGCTGATTTTAATAAACAAGATTGTTTTATGTATTTAACTTACCAATTAGTAAAAGAAACCGGAGTTAATGGTCGGGTTATCCCTAACCAAGGAAAATTAGAGCAATATTTATCTCGGCATAAAAATGATCAGTTAGAATCTAGTGAATTTGAAAAAATCTTTGATGTTTATAGTAATGATCCAGTGTTGGTACGGAAACTATTAACACCAAAAGTAATGGTTAACTTAATTGATTTAGCCAATAAATATCATCGTTTAGTTCCGATGATTATTGAAAATAACGAAATAACCTTATTACTATCGGAAAATGCTATTAATAATAAACTAGGTTTAACTAAGATTAATTATGCCGATGATTTAGATAAGATTGCTAAAAATATTAGTGATAAGATTGCAACTGATTTTTTTACTTTAAATTATGGGTTAGAATGACTAGCAGCTTATGGTCTGGTTGATTAAGAGAAAGGAAGAATAAAAATGGCAATTGAAATTAATGTTTTAAAAATTGATTATTTACAAATTTTATTTTCTGATTTAAATGAACAATATTTAACCCAACCAATTGAGGAAGATTTAATGTTATATGATGGTGATCTGCAAGTAGAAAATTTTCGAATGAATTATCAAAATTCTTATGTCGAAAATGACTGAGCTTCTTTTAAACTGAAAATTACTGCGCAAGAACTCTTAAATAAATTTATTATGATAGCGCAACATTTAAATTTTCATAAAACACCAAAGATTAAAGTGATTTGTAAATTAAAACCCCATCAGAAAGCAATTATTTCTTGCATAGCAAGTGTTAGCTGTATTAATCCTGACCATCCAGTTGCGGATAACCTGGCGATTAATATATTAAAGGGATAAGAAAAGACAAACAAATGTTTGTCTTTTTAAATTCCCCGTTTAATAAATTCCCCGTTAATAACTCGAAGTTCATTTTCAATAGTTTTTAATTTTAAATTTTCTGCCACACTCCGATTTTTTTTACTTTGTAATGTTTGGAACTCTTTATTTTTATCATTTAATGCTTTAATTAAATCACTTGTTGATAATTTTTCAATTTTACTAACATCAATTGCCATATTCTCACATCCTTTAATAATTTTATTATACTAAGATATTGTGTAATAATGTTATAAAATTAAATAATTGTGGTCGGTAATATTTTGGAACTCCTTAAAATTTAGGATTTTAAAGATTTTATTGTTAATTATGTATTATAAAATTTTTAAGTAAAAATAAGCCACGAAGTTACGAAAAAAATAGGTAATTTGCTAGTAATATGTTAATATTTTATACGGAGTTATAAAAAATACTATTATTTAAAATTTTAAAGGGGAATTTAAATGTCACATCAAAAAATTATTAATATTGCTGTTATTGCCCATGTTGATGCTGGAAAGTCAACCCTCGTGGATGCTTTTTTAGCCCAATCAGGGGTTTTTCGAAGTAATGAAGAAGTTAGTGCCCAAGTTATGGATAGTAATGATTTAGAGCGTGAACGCGGAATTACTATTTATTCAAAAACATGTTCAGTTGTCTATAAAGATATTAAGATTAACATTGTTGATACACCGGGCCATGCTGATTTTTCTTCAGAAGTTGAAAGAATTATGAAGACTGTTGACACTGTTATTTTATTGGTTGATAGTTCGGAAGGGCCAATGCCCCAAACACGGTTTGTTTTATCAAAATCATTAGAACTAGGGTTACGCCCAATATTGTTAGTTAATAAAATTGATAAAAAAGATCAACGGGCAAAAGAGGTTGTTGATGAAGTCTTAGAATTATTTATGGATTTGAATGCTAATGATGACCAGCTGAACTTTCCTACTTTACATGGGATATCTAAAGAAGGAATTGTTAAATATGAACTAGAAGATGAGGGGAAAGATTTAACCCCGTTATTTGAATGTATCATTAATCATGTTGGAGAATATCCACAAGAATTAAGTCAAAATCCAACCCGTCTGCAAATTAGTTCTTTAGACTATGATTCATTTATTGGTCGGTTAGGAATTGGTCGCTTATTTGAGGGAACTATTAAAGTCGGGCAGGAAGTTGCTATTGTTGATAATGCTGGTAATCCCCGTAAGGGAAAAATTACCGAGTTATTTACATACCAAGGTTTAAAAAGAGTGGCTGTTAAAGAAGCATTTGCTGGAGATATTGTCGTGGTGGCGGGAATTACTAATATCTTAATTGGAGATACAGTTTGTGATAAGGATAATATTCGACCAATGCCACCAATCATTATTGAAAAACCAACAATGTCAATGAATTTTCTTGTTAATAAATCCCCATTTGCTGGGAAAGTTGGAAAATATGTCACAACCAGAAATATTAAAGATCGTTTAGACAAGGAATTAGAAATTAATGTCGGTCTACGAGTAGAACCAATGAGTGATTCTAGCGCGGATGGTTTTAAAGTTTATGGTCGTGGTGAATTACATTTAGCTATTCTAATTGAAAATATGCGTCGTGAAGGTTATGAATTAGCAGTTTCGAAACCACAAGTTGTTTTTAAAACAACACCAGAGGGAAATATTTTAGAACCAATGGAAAAAGTTATTATTAGTGTTCCTACAGATTATAGTGGTAGTGTAATTAATAAGTTAAATGTCCGCAAGGGAATTATGATTGATATGGATTCTGATGGAATTCGGGACAAAGTAACTTTTTCAATTCCGACCCGCGGGTTAATTGGTTTTCGTCGAGAATTTACCAATATTACCCATGGGGAAGGGATTATGATTCGTAGTGCCGAAGGCTATGAACCTTATAAGGGAGAAATTGCTAAGCGTCCAAATGGCGTATTAGTAAGTATGACTGCGGGAGTTACCCTTGCTTATGCGTTACGACCTTTAGAAGAACGGGGAATTCTGTTTGTGGGACCCCAAACAAAAGTTTACGAAGGAATGATAGTAGGGCTACATTCACGGAGCAATGATTTATATGTTAATCCTTGTAAAGCAAAACAGTTAACAAATACCAGAGCGGCTGGAAGTGATGAAGCAGTTCGGCTAACTCCCCCGACAGTTTATACTTTAGAAGAATCATTAGAATTTATTGAGTTAGATGAACTTGTTGAAGTAACCCCAACTGATATTCGCTTACGAAAATTATATTTAACGGAAGCTGAACGCAAATTAAATAGCAAAAAAATTATTAAATAATCTTTGCTAATGAAGATAAATATATTATAATAATAAAGTAAATTAAATAAGTTAACAGAGTACAAATAGTACCTAACTAATTCTTACCAATTATGTTAGTGCTATTTGTTTTTTTATTAATATTTAATTTATACATTTAATTTACTTACCATTTTTAATTAAATAATAAAAAGGAGCAACCATATATGGAACTGAAAAAACAAGAAAACTATGATTATCAAAATATTTTAAAAGAAATGAATGAAATTGAAGCTTTAGAAGAAATTAGCACTACTAATAAAAATGCCTTATTTTATTTATCTAAAAACTTTATTGGTTTTCGCACAAAACAAGGAAACTTACAACATAATAAAGCACTAACTGTTAAAATTGATAATTTTTTATCTGATACTTTTGATAACCTCAAAATTAAAAACGAAAATATGATGGGCGAACTAGTTCGCTTAAATAAACGATATTTCCAAATTACCCTTAATCCAAAACAAGAAATGGATAAAATCTTAAGTAAAGCAATTAAACTAGTTGAAAATAAATACCATGATCATTTACACATTTTATTTTCATTATTAGTAGAATATTACATTTCTTTAGACCTAGCAGCTAAAATTAAAGATATTTTAAAAATTATTGGAATGACTTCGCGAGTAATTTAACTTCGGTGTTATCATAATCTATAAGTTCTAATTGATAGGCTTTTAATCTTGATTAAAAGCTTTTTTATTTAATATTTAACTTCCTTTTAAAAATAGATAAAACATTAAATTGTAATTTTGCAAAATTTTGCTATAATGAAAGCAGATTATATAGGAAATAGTCTGAAGGGTTTTTATTTAATATTAAAAAATATGATTATTAATCATATTTTTGGTATTATTAATCTTAAATAAGGGGTTATTTAGGATTAGAAAGGTGTTTGAATTAATGGCAAAAAAACCAGGAAGTTGAAAGGCACTTAATAAAATTACAAAAACAGTTAGTGTTGCGAGCCGTAAAAAATCAGTGATTGCTGCTTTTTGTGCGACATTATATATTGGTGCTCTAATTCCCGGAGCTTATTTTGGTGTTCAATTTTTACAAAATATCCTGAGTTATAATGGAATTAAAACAAATGGAAAACTACCGGATATTAATGAGGGTGATTATTTCCAAGTTGATTTTACTAATACTCCCCTTCGGGACAATTTTAAAGGGCAAAAGACTTTTGAAGAATATAATGTACCAGCGAACCCAACAACGGGAGTTGTTGAGCGTATTAATGTTCGGGCAACTTCTTTACGATTAGAATATGCTTATAATTATATTTTTAACCAAGCACCAAAAACATATATTTCTCGCAATTTCCTTTATAAAAATATTTATAAAGACCCGAATAAAATTGCCATTTTTAAAATTTATACTGATGCTTATGCGCAACATGAGTTGTCATTAAAAGATGTTCAACGAAATAATTTAAATTTAGTTAATAATATCTTATATTTAAAAATTAAATATAATGGAGAAATTCAAAAAAACTTGATTATTATGCCAACCGTTTTTATTGGAATAGAAGGGTTTTTATCTAATTTTATCCAGTTTAAAATGGCTGAAAGTATGAAAAAAGATGAAGATAAGCCAATTGTTTGAACAAACCAAAAAAATATTTTAGGAAAACAAGCAAATGGATTAGTTGTCAAGGGTGAAACTAATGGTCTAAAATTAGATGATGAAGTATATGACCAATATCAAAAATATTTTGATAATTTATATTTAGAAAATAAAGGGGATAATAAGGAATTTGTTGGTGATTATAACCCTTATAGTAACTTTGTTATTTCTAGTGTTTCTGAACAAGACCGCCTGGATCCTTCTTTACCACTACCAGTTATTGATGATTATCAATATTTATTTGATATGAATGCGATTATTAATGATTCCAACCATCATTTTAAAACTACTAATTTAGCAGTTAGCAATTCATCACCGACTCTTGGTAAAGATATTAAAATTAATACTAAATATGTTCCGCAGTTATTTGTGTTTTTAAAAAATGTTTTAGCAACCACAAAAAATCCTAATTTAGTTTTACCAAAAGATATTGTTCCTGATGATTGAAAACCACTTTATGATTTATTAACCCCAAAAACATTGGATATTAATAAACCAGAAGAGTTTTACTTTATGTTCTTACCAGAAGGAGAAACAATTCAAAATATTTTAGAAAATAATATTAATAGTCAAATACGGGAATTATTAAATGGGGAAATTCAGTTTGCTGATTTAGTTGATAAGATGAAAACTGATATTTTAACTAATCCCGCAGACCCCAAATATCAATGGCTATTTAAATGAAATATCCTTCCTTTTCAAACATATGCCAATAGTGAAACCAGTGATTATTTAAATGTTAAAAAACGAACTATTCAAGAAGCAAAGGATTTAGAAATTAATTTGCCATTTATTAACAGTTCGGAATTTATTACAATTGATCATCCCCAATTGCATCATATTCTTAATTTAAAAGGCACAGTAAGTTCACCGGGAATGTTAGATTTTACTAATTTAGCCCAACGAAATTACTTATTTAGTAATTATTGAAATACAACAGGGGTTTATGGCACAGCTTCAAATCAAAATAATGTTATTAAAATTGATCCCCGTTTAGTTAGTGATCCGCACCAATTGCAGAGCTTAATTTTAAAGGAATTTACTAACAATACCTGAAAATTTGCCGAAGATATTAATAACTATACAGCCGGCGTCTATAATGTTTTAAATGGTTATACTAAAGCTCAATACGAAAGTTCGCTAAGTAATGATTATACTATTGAATATAATGTTTTAAATCAATACCATATTAAAAATAATTTTAATGCCTGGGCCACTGATTTAGTAAGCGGAGATAGCGCAAAATATTATCAAAATACCGCCTTCGATTTAATTTTAAAATTAAAAAACCCTAGTGGGGTTGAAAAGCAGTTTCAACAGATTGTTTTCCGTTTTAACTTAGATTATGTAGTATAATTTTATTAATTACGGTATAATGTATATACTAAAAATGGCATTTTTAACATAAGTGAGGTGAGAAAATGAAAAGGTTATTAGCAATCTTAACGGCAACCATGTTAGCAACTTCGTTAGTCCCAACGTTGGTTGCGTGTGGTAATTCCCACTCCGATATTATTGATGGGAAAAAGAATGTTTCAACTGAATTTACTTTAACCAATAGCGTTTATGTTTCTTCGGAAACAAAAGACATTAATGCTGATATTTTAGCCGCGGCTAAAAAAGAGGGGCGAATTGAACAAGGACTTGATCTCCACATGGGAGATATTACGGACCAGGAAAATAATACCTTACCTCCTAATAATGGTGATCAAGAAGCAGGTTATATTGTCTTTACCTTAAAAGATAAACCAGAAATTAGTTATATTGGCTCAATTACAATTTATTTTACTCTTATTAATAGTAGTCCCGTTGATATTACCCAAGACGTTGACCTCTCAGTTACGTTAAAAGATGTTACTAAATATGATGATTTAACAACACTTCAAAATGAGATTTGAGATGAAGCTAAAACACAGTTTACTGCTAACACTCCCGATAATATTAGTGGCTATGATTTATCAGGTTTAGCATTACCAACTAAATTTAACCAACCATTAAGTGAACAATTAATTGCTAAATATAATGGGAAGTTTGATAGTGGTATCAAAAAATACAAGGGAACAATTACAATTAAATTAAATATTATTAGCTATTATATTAACTTACCCCTAGAACTTAAAAATGATGTTGGGGATAAAGATACTTTATACCAATTTATTTGGCAAAATGTTAAAAATAGTCCGGAATTTAGTACTGATCCCCGCGTTTCTGCGAGTTATAAGGATTATGACATTGACTTTAGTAGTGTCGTTGAACCTGGACGTGGCCAAAGCACCAACTTTAAGTTCTTAGCAACTCCGAAAGATGAAAGTGTTAACCATTATCTTCGTGTTGAAGGAAGTTTAACGAAAGATCCTTATACAATGCCAAAAGACATAAGTTTAGCAGTCCCAATTATTGTTTATGAAAAAGATCGTTATCAAGTTGATAAAGCAAAAGTTTGAAGTGATGCTATGGCAATTGCTGGCTTACCGGTAACACCTGAAATGAAGGATTTTGATCTAAGTGGTTGAGATGCAGTAATTAGAAATAATTGGCCAAATATTGGGACAAAACATGCCATTACGTTAGTTGCTAAAAATAACAATACTAACCCTGTCTTTAAAGGTGATACAACTATTCATGCTATTATTATGAATGATGGGGTGGTCAAAACAATTAATACTGGTCCCATATTATTATCAGCTGCTTCAAATCCAACTGTTGACTCAATATTTGTTTCAACTTGACATAATGCGGTTGGTCAATTTGGAGGAGAAATTTCAACCAAATCAACAGATTATGTCGATAGTAAAGGAAATAGTACTATTGATAAATCAGGATTAGAAGCTGCTTATAAACAAGCGGTTGCAACTAAAGGATGAACCGATTATGCAATCAAAGCTCGTGGTGATGCGCAAACAACCGGGAAAGATGCTGATTTAACAATTACCGGTAAGTTACGAATTATTGATAGTCCGTTAACTAAACCAGTTCCAATTAACTATTCAACCCGGGATTATAAATTTAACCAAGATCCCGCAACGATTGATCGTCAAATTAAAACATTAACTACAAGAATTTGAAATGATATCATTGGTTACTCATCATTTAATAATGAAGCGTATACTTTATATGGAGTGTCAAAAAAAATATCTGCTTGGGATAGTGACTATGAACAAAAAGTTGCCGCGGCAATTAAAAACTTTACCCCCGGGGGAAGTCCAAATATTCCACTAGAATTAAAATTCAGATTAAAAGACCAAACTATCTATCAGGGCGAAATGACTGTGCAGATTACTTTAAAATATGATAGTAATAGAATTCCAATGAATCCTAGTGGCGATCCAATTGACGCAACAGCAAATGGACCATTAGTGTTCTACTTAGATAACTTAAATATTCAAAATCCAGGACAATATATTAGAAACTTAATGATAACAATTTGACATAATGCAATTACTTACAACTACGAATTGCAGAAAAAATACCCAAATCTGTTATTACCAACTTCAAACTATAATTACTGAGATGATGAAGTTGTGAGCCGGGTAGTATTACCAACAGTTGATAATCCAGTTTCGGATATTACTTTAGATAACATTATTCCAAAATATAATGGTTTATATGAGGGAACAGTTATTATTAAGATTAAAATTATTTATGATATTAATCATCATCCATAAGAAGAGGAAATCCTCTTCTTTTTTTGGAAAAAAGTTAAAATTTGCCTTTTTTAAGTAAAAAATGCTATAATCAAAATACGAATTAGGTAAATTCGCAGATAGGGCATAATAAAATGGGTGAGATTGATGGCCAAAATTAGTGAAAATCAAGAACTAACTTTACAAGAAACAATGGTTGGCGAAGATAATCAACAACAACCATCTTTTTTAGCGAATTCAGAACCGGTTAACCAACCAGTTTCGCTTCCAGAAGATTTACATCTTACGCGGATGTATTTTAGTAGTCCCGCTGAAATTTTTGGCCGATTATTTATTTTAATTTCCCAAGGATTAATGTTGGGCGTGATTATTATTGTTTCTGCTTCTTTAGCAATGATTGCCACAACGCAGTTACCAATTCCTGCCGCTTTTAACCAATTTGGAGTAGCAGATGGTGTTTTTCGCGGAATGACAGTAGTGATTGCCGTGGGGGGCGTTATTTTTAGTCTAGTTTTTGTCATCCCAATTTTAATTGTCCGTAATATTCGGTTAGTAAAACTAACAGGGATCTTATTAAATTCACTAGGTTTTTTATTCGGTTTAGTAATGTTAGGATTAAGCATTGTTTCTTATTTGTACATTCCCGTGCGGTTAAATTTTCCCGGGTTTATTTTAGCTGCTCTTTGCTGTCTATTAATCTTTACAGGTAGTGTGTTATTATGAAGTGCGGCCATTCATAAAAAAAGCAAATTACGAAAAGCAATTGTGGCTAGTGAACAGTTTACAGCAGTTATTAATCCTGAACAATAAGGAGGTGGGTTAATGGTTAACACGGAAGAAAAATTATTATCTAATAATTCCGCGGAAGAAACCCCTCCCGTGCGTGAATTAAAATTTGTGGAAGATGATCGCCCGGAGAGTCTTAAAAAATTGGATCGTACCGTTAGTGAAAAAGTGACAAGAAATTTAGGAAGTTATGAATTAAAACAACGAATGCAGTTTAAGCATCATGCTTATAATTATGATCTAGGAGCATTTCGTTATTATTTTAAAGATTCAGTAGAAAGTTTTGGGCGAATTGCAATTCTTGTTGGTTCGCTAATGATGATTATTACGGTGGCTCTATTTATTTATCCCTTAGCCCAAACAGCGACCAGTGTTATTTTATCAATTATTGGATCGAAAACCGGGGGGATTGTTGGTTCAAACCTTGATTTAGTAAAACCTTATCTGCAGATTGCCATTATTAGTTTATTATTTTTATGGTTAGCAATAACTATTCTTATTGTAGTACCGATGTTAGTGTGTCGAACAATTAAAACAATGCGAATTTGGTTAGTTGTGGTGGGCATTATTGGCACTGTGAATGGTCTGGGAATAATTGGTTTGGCGGTTGTTTATTCATTATTTATTGCTAATCCAACTAATTGAAAGGCCACAATTTTAGGGGGAGTAGCGTTAGTAATCTTTTTGTTGGGAACTATTATTGTTAGTGTTAATTTAAAACATTATTATCGGGAACTAGAAAATAATGTGGCACAACAAATTAGAACAATTCGTACTCGTTAATATTGTGTGATGAAAGGGGGCAACAATATGATTGGAAAAGTAAGCACTAAACGCGAAGAACTAGCGTTACAATGAAATACGCGGATTGAAGTTGCAACCCGACTTTTAATTCTGGGTTTTTCAGTATTAGGAATGTTTATGGGCTTTTTCTTAGCCGCTGGTTGTGCAATGAGTTTTAATTATATTAAGAATATTACCGGCTTAATTACACACCAAGCCTTTGAAACACAATACATTATTGCGGGAGTTATTGGGTTAATTATTAGTTTATTCTTTTTTGCTTTCATTGGAGTTCCGTATTTACGACTACGCCGGGCAACAAGCTTTAAACCATGAATTATTACTTCTACTGTTTTTACCTTATTTTATTATCTTTTTGGTATTGTGGTGATTTTTTATTTTTGAACCCAGTATAATTATCATAATAATTATTTAATTATTGCCCTAATTGGGTTTATTATTTGTCCGCTAGTAATTATCATTTGTTATGCCTTATTATGACGAGAAGTTGGTAAACAATGAAAATTACGCAAAGTAGCAGAGTATTTACAAGATGAAAAAAGTTTTCGGGTAAAGGATGAGAAATTAAAAAGATTAGAGCAAGAACGGTTAACTTTAATAGAACAAGAAACTTATAAATATGAACAGGAAAAGTTAAAATTAGAAAATCTTCATCCAAATGACCATATTTTAAACCAAGAAACAGTTGTCAATGAAGCAGCCATGGTTGATGTCGATGTTGATAATCAGCAATAACATTACCCAATAAAAAATACGAGGAGGTGAATTATATGAGTGATAATTTTAAGGATAATGAACAGGTATTATCTCCACCAATTAAGCATAAAACCCGTCGAATTAATAAAAAAACTAATTTAAGAATTTTTGCTGTAATTGGTTCAGTGGCGATTGCCTTAGGGTCGGCCGGAATGATTTATGCTTTTGTCGCGCCTTCTTCATATAATGAAACTGACCCGTGACGAGATGCTATTCCATTAGGAGATAAAATTACCAATTATATTAATGGATTATTATCCAAAGATTTAGCCCAACCCGAAAATCTTAATACCTATGTTCATTTTACTTTGTCAGAAAAACCAACGATTGATAATTATGCCAATAGTAAAGATACCGATTTAATTCGAAATGTCTTCCAAACGAGTGATTGAATTAGTGCCGACTTAACGAAAGTAGAAGCATTACTAGCGGGGACAGGAGCTAAATTATCAGGAACCAATATTATTTATAAAGGTTCTCAAATGAAATTGACCTTACTACCCCGTGTGTTAAGTTATCCTTATAATGCTGGGGATGATAAATATGGTCTAATGTATTTAGATACGAGCGCTGCAAAGCAAGGAATGTTTAGTTACAAAATGCGCTTTGCTTTGGAACTGGTGGCCAGTGATGGTGCTAATAATTATATTGATTTAAAAAAACGAGTTGATTATTGATATGAAATCCCACATTTAATTACCATTGCGCAGTTGTT
The sequence above is drawn from the Spiroplasma eriocheiris genome and encodes:
- the lpdA gene encoding dihydrolipoyl dehydrogenase, with product MDNKFDIIIVGAGPGGYVCAIKASQEGLKTLIVEKEYYGGVCLNVGCIPTKALLKGAKVYDMIQHADMYGIDIKNLTDVAPNWVKMQERKAKVVDQLTKGVEYLLKKNKVTLVKGEAKALDKNTIEVDGNKYTCDNLIIATGSVSRSLPLPGFDKATADGFVISSTEALSLPQIPKKLAVIGGGVIGVEFACLYRRLGTEVTILQGLDTILEMLDKDVREEMTKLLIKNKVKIETSVKIKEIKGKTIIYNNKDGQEVKLATDYCLVSVGRVPVLTGFENIGLKIGERKNIEINDQCQTNLSGVYAIGDVVGKAMLAHVASAQGIVAINNIKGYQDKIEYNKIPSCIYSHPEVAMVGLTEEQAIKQNIQYKAFKFPLKANGKALADGETDGFVKILCEPKYGEILGAHIICATATDMISEITLCMEIEGTIYDLAKAVHPHPTLSEIIMEVAHGLEGHPIGI
- a CDS encoding DUF3137 domain-containing protein, which codes for MNITNKTKDYIKQDLNHLVATTFPNQKIKPRFAKSFYYVLGWLLLAIWIIGVVVSAIILSALNKINSWTTPIIIYFITGFLFIGASIFLFSFYRRNKNYLMNIMNQLNWLKYYEFAFKHDYNPEVTFNNMKPSFDLKPIPSAPQLQRNKTVFHTMAESVAFTNPRVFNRNDDLVFNLELKNHLLSLGTLTQERDALALDVAAAVATRMVADFNKQDCFMYLTYQLVKETGVNGRVIPNQGKLEQYLSRHKNDQLESSEFEKIFDVYSNDPVLVRKLLTPKVMVNLIDLANKYHRLVPMIIENNEITLLLSENAINNKLGLTKINYADDLDKIAKNISDKIATDFFTLNYGLEWLAAYGLVD
- the typA gene encoding translational GTPase TypA, which encodes MSHQKIINIAVIAHVDAGKSTLVDAFLAQSGVFRSNEEVSAQVMDSNDLERERGITIYSKTCSVVYKDIKINIVDTPGHADFSSEVERIMKTVDTVILLVDSSEGPMPQTRFVLSKSLELGLRPILLVNKIDKKDQRAKEVVDEVLELFMDLNANDDQLNFPTLHGISKEGIVKYELEDEGKDLTPLFECIINHVGEYPQELSQNPTRLQISSLDYDSFIGRLGIGRLFEGTIKVGQEVAIVDNAGNPRKGKITELFTYQGLKRVAVKEAFAGDIVVVAGITNILIGDTVCDKDNIRPMPPIIIEKPTMSMNFLVNKSPFAGKVGKYVTTRNIKDRLDKELEINVGLRVEPMSDSSADGFKVYGRGELHLAILIENMRREGYELAVSKPQVVFKTTPEGNILEPMEKVIISVPTDYSGSVINKLNVRKGIMIDMDSDGIRDKVTFSIPTRGLIGFRREFTNITHGEGIMIRSAEGYEPYKGEIAKRPNGVLVSMTAGVTLAYALRPLEERGILFVGPQTKVYEGMIVGLHSRSNDLYVNPCKAKQLTNTRAAGSDEAVRLTPPTVYTLEESLEFIELDELVEVTPTDIRLRKLYLTEAERKLNSKKIIK